The sequence TTGCCTTCGGCAGTGCGCGAGAGCCTACAATAGGAAGAGTCGTGAGGAATTGAGCTTTAGCGCTTCTGGCACTAAAGTGCCTACTACAAACCCATCTTCCCCATCTCGTCTATCGTCCCTGTTTAGACGAGGCGATCGCAAGAATACCATACACGGCGATTCCTTGCTGGCGTAACACTTCTGTGGCAGAACGGGCGGTTGCGCCTGTGGTGTAAATATCGTCTAAAATCAGTACGGGTGAATGATGTGAACGTTTGCCAAAGCGCTTACCTACAGCAAACGCCTCCGTGAGATTTTGCGATCGCTCTTTTGCAGATAAGCCAAACTGGGCTTCAGTTTCCCGAACCCGTTCTAAACCGTGGGGCTGATACTGATACCCTGTAAATTGACAAAAACTCTTGGCAAGGAGTTCAGCTTGATTAAATCCCCGTTGTTGGCGTTTGCTGGGGTGAATCGGAATCGGAATCACCGTTAACTTTTTCCTCTGCTGCGCCGCCGTCGAGTTTAGCCACGCCTCACCTAACCAGAATCCCAAGGGACGGGCTAACTGGGTATGATTTTCATATTTTAGCGCCGCGATCGCCCGTTTCAACACACCCCCATAATGTCCCCAAACAAACACAGGTAACTCCCCTTGCCAAAATTGACTCGGATGCTTGAGTTGACAGCGCTGTAACTGACGCTGACAGTATTGACACAATTCAGCATCCGTGGCGCGATCGCATAATGGACAGTTTGATTTTAGGAATAAAGACAGTATGCTATTCGTTAACTGTCCGATTCCTCGTTTCATTGCGTCTTGTCTGGCGATGACCTTCAGAGTCTAATTATACTTTAATTTTCCTTCTAGCGTTCCCAAAGTCCTTAAGCGACATCTAATAAAAACATCGACAAAAACGCCAAATACAACAAAAGAGCAAGTAAAACGACAATAAAGGGGGGTGTAAAAATCACCGGAAAACTCGCTTCTTCCAAAAGGTTAGGCAAAAAACCTTGATAGCATATCGTATCTCCACAAGTTCCATAGTTGAAGAGAATTACAAACGTTTGTAATCCAATTATCTTGGGCAAAAAACTTCCTTTAATTTTTACCTTGGTTCGCCTTTTGGCTGTTCTAGCCGTCGCACTAAAAAACAAAAAGATTGTAGTTGTGGTGTAAAACAATCCGGCAAACGCAATGTAGAAGAAAATTGACATCCATCCGCCCGATGTTATAAAAAAGAGGGGGATGCTAATTAACGCATAAATCAGGTAAACACTAAAGACCAGCCAAATATTGGTTGTAATCATTGAAGTTATAACCCTTACCGATTTACAAACAGGTTTATTCCAGCATCTATAAAAATTAGAGCTGGATGCAAACAGGTAGAAGCTGAAGCCTGGTTTAATAATTATTTGTACAAGATGAAATACTTGTTTTTTTCTTCAACAGAGTGATTACAATCGTTTAACTCATTAGATCTTGCACCATTAGATCCTCGTTCGTTTGCTAGTCTTCCACTCCCAATACTTCGTCAAGTTAGGGGGCTTTATGTTTATACCTACTCATAAACGAATGATTATCCGGAATCACCAGTCGGGGTGCATGGGGGCGGAGGTGCTAAGGTGCGCGGGTGCAGCAGAGGAGATGGGAGACAAAATTTCTATTGCATAAGACACACCGAGCGTGTTACCGAGCGAAGCCGAGGTAAGCCGAAGTAAGTCGAGGTAAGTCGAGGTGTTGCCTATTGCCTATTGCCTATTGCCTATTGCCTATTGCCTGTTCTCTTTAAATTGATACTTCCTCAATATCAGTCAAATTGGGTAATAAATTATCTTGGCTAACCGCACTTTCTCCAGTTCGCTGACAGCGCACCGCAAAGCTACAGTTACCGCATTTACCCGTTGATAGGGGAACTTGGGGAAACGGGATATGATCATTTTGATAGCGGTGTAACCATCCGGATAGCCGAGTCAGCAACTCAGTTAAATCCGCTCTCGTTTTCTCATGTTGTACTCTATCATAGGCAAACGTAAGACATTGGGGACGGGGTTGAGATTTAACAAACCAGTACGTCATAGAAATTTGCTCAGGCAAATAATCACTGGTTTGAAGCAAAACATATCGGTATAAACGAGTTTGCCAGTCTTTGGCTAACCGATGACGATTTGTCGGTAGAGGATACGTTTTCCAGTCGAGAATTTGGGCGCTTTTTTCGTCTTCAATAAATAAGTCGTAAATAACCGTTAGTAAGTAGCCTTGCATCGTTACCGTGCGACAATGTTCAGCATCCCGAAAGGTTTGAGCATGACGGGCAAATACCTCTGGTGCTGCATCCATGAGCGCCGTAACCCAATGATTGAGTTGGGGATTATCCTTCAGCAACGAGTCTATCGGTAATCCGAGTTCTCGTTGTTGCATCAACAGGTGAAAGTAACTTCCCCATGTCAGACGTTCTTGTTGATCCGGTGAAACAGGACTTCCGAACTGATCTACATAGATATGTTGAAATTTACGCGGACAGGTTTCTAACAGATTGAGTTGTCCTTGGGATAAGCGAGTTAGGGAAACCGCTGTACTTTGAGCATTCATGGTTTGCTAAGGACAAATACACTATCTTTATTCCCTCGTCCAATCCGCAGATTTTCGTCGAGATAGGTAATCTCCAACCAGCCCCGTTGCTCTCGACTTTCAATATTAAAATCAAGCGCCTTAAATTTTTTACCCGTTTCAATTTGCTGGATAAAGTTAGTCGGAGATTTATAGTCAATTAAGCGTTTTAATCCGACAACCGACCGATCAAAATTGACATTAACGCGGCGTTGGGAAACGGGTTCAAACCGCGCTCCTACACTGATAATTCCCTCTAAGTAAGGCAAACTGGAAACCTCGGCAATGTTATAAATTTTAGCGTCGGCGGTGCGAACACATTGGTAAATTTGACCCAATTGCCACAAGGGAAACCGACCCAGATTTAACAAATCGCTACTGGTTGTGTAGAGTAATCGCCAGTTCCCTTCCAGCAACTCCTGCGCTTCCAGTGGACGTGGCGTAGGGTTGCGGTCTTCTAATTGGGCAACGGCTGCCAAAATCGCTGTTTTTTCAGTGTCCGTTGCCAATAACCCCCGATTTTTTCCCGCGATCGCTTCTAATAACGTGGCTTTGTTAACCATCTGTAGTCCTGACAATCCACCGTTAAATATGGTATCATTTTTATCAACTTACTGAAATTAATTATGTATAATCCTTCTTTGCGTGAAGAATCTCGTGAGCAACTAGCTCCAGTCATTTCCGTTCCCCGTGAAACCTCAGTTTTAGAGTGGTTAGAATCAACGAATCGTCTGCTGGCGCGTGATCCTAGCGAGAAGGAGAGCGGTGATGATGAAGAGGAAATCACTGAATTGATGGGTGCTGATGATAATGACTATGATGACGAGGAAGATGATGATCTAGATGAAGATTAACGGACGGGCATAGAATAGGAGCAACTGGGGCGCTAGGGCGCGATCGCTTAATTCACAGCCCGCGCCCTGATCCACAAAGCCAGCACCATCAAGAAGGCTAACCCCATGACTCCCGCGATCGGGTTACTATCTACTCCGGTTATCCAAGGAGACACTTGACCCGAATACTGCACTAATTGTCCCACATTAATTATGTAATAGCCCCAAACTAACCCCGCATGTAACCCAATGGGTAAACCCAAACGCCCTTGTCCTCGTTTTGCCCAAACTAAAGTTAATCCCAACAGCACTAATCCTGGAAATCCTGGTAACGTGCGAATAATTTCTCCGAGGGGTTTGAGAAAATGCAGTGTGGCAAAAATTAGCGCATCTGCCCAAAGAGATAGTTTATGAGAATAGTCTCGCTCCAACTCATCTAATAACCAACCCCGAAAGACTAACTCCTCAGCCAAGCCAATACCCAAAGCGCTAACCAATCCTTCTAAAATAATCCGCCCCAATTGTTCTGGAGGAGGTTGAAACGTTAGCCATCCTAATCCCCCCTCTAACGCAAACAAACTTAAGGTAAATAATAAACCAATACTTAATCCATTGAGCCAGTCTATTCCATTGCGCCGAGAGATGTATAACCCATACTGCTTTAACAGTTGAGGTTCTCCATAAACAAAGCGTCCCCAAACTTGTAGTAGCCCTAAAAATTCCCCAAACAATAACGCCATCGTTAGAATAGTGACGAGGTTTGAGTCATCAAGCAAAAGGTAGATTGGCGCAGCTAAGGGTAACCAAAATAGTCCTAGGGTAAAAACAAACAAACCCAGCCGCACAGGTGCTGGGTATTGAGCTAATTTCGGGAGGTTTTGTCTTAAAATGTTCAGGACTTACGTCTCCCTATTCATCCGGTTCAATCGTACTGGTTAAGCCGTGATTCTTCAACGTTTCACAGTAGAACTCTGCATGTTCCAAAGCGCAGGTAATGACTAGAGCAATTCCTGAGTTGTGGGCTTCCATCATAATATTGACCGCTTGCGGCTGAGTCAAACTTGGCACCGTCTGTATCAAGGCTTGCACCACATATTCCATCGGGTTGAAATCATCATTGTGGAGCAAAACACGATAGCGAGGTGCGGGTTTCCGAACAGTTGATGTTGAACGCTTTTCAATTGTTTCCACAGACAAGGCTAGAATCTCCCTCTCGTTCAAGTGTTTACAAAAAAATAGTTGCCGGGGTACGGTTCCCCATTTTAGCTTTTTCTTTATATTACTCAACAATTATGATCGCCATCACCCGATTTGGCGAGTAGAGATAGCCGAATCTTGACTCAATCCCACAATCCTAATAGTCTTAATGTGTGACTAAATAACGTAAAGTGACGTATAGTTTATCGTTTAAACTCAAGTTCTCCCAATGCCTCGCTCTTTTTATAAAGCTTTTTCTCTCAAAAATAGGAGTGCTTATCTAACAACTTTTGAAACAAGTTGTCGGAAGCCCAAAAAGATGTATTCTGAAGGCTTTGAACAGCAACAGGTAGATCGATCAATTTCATCGTTGCTGCTTGATCTAGAATTCCTAAGATACCCGTAATGGCAAACCCTCTTTCTGTCGCGGTACGCCTTGCTTTCATATCATCAAGTAACAGTAAATCTGCGTTGATTTCTTGGGCTAGAATAATAGCGGCTCGTTCTCCGGGATCGAGTAGATCAAGAATTGTATCCGAAGGTTGGTTGACAGGCTGGATTTTGAGCCAATCAGGTGGAGTGGCAATCCAATTTTGGACAGGTGAGGGCGCAGATGCATCAGACAATTCGCGGTAAACGGTTTTGGGAATAATGATTTGTTGAAATAATTCGGGCAAAAGATGGATGTAACCAATCAAGATGAGGTAGTTGATTGGGGAGGTATTGGAGACAATAATCATTCTTGGGATAAAACATTGCGAATCGCTTGTGAATCCTGCTCTAGGTCGTCTTCCGTGTAAGGCAAGTAGGCTTTTTCACGCTTTAGAAATTCATAAGTTTCCCACCGGGATGAGAAGTTGAGCATCTGGCGCACTTGGGCGGCTCCAATGTGTCCTTGGCGATAGTTATCAGCCACGATAAGTTCTAAAATTCGGTGGGAAATGTTGGCAGGTTGTAGTTGTAGTTGATTGGCGATGTCGTCAGGAAGTTCGAGCGTGATTTGCATGATTGCTTCTCCTTAACTTACAAGAGAGTCTTTTCTATAATAGGCTGGTTATCCGGTATAATGTCTAGATGATTAAACTTGGCGGGTATATTCATCCCAGCTACCAGAAATCTATGAATGCCGCTATGAGTTACAGCGTGGGGTAATTATTGAAATGCCAAAACGTTGACTCAATCCCACAATTATCATAGTCTTGATGTATAACTAAAGAACGTAAAATAATGCATTCCCTGGCGTTCAACTACAATTCAGAAACCATAGGTGGCTCCTTCATTTTATATGCAGACTGCTTCGACTGGTTGGCACAGATACCGGAAAATAGCATTCATGGAGTCGTAACTGATCCACCTTATGGTGTAAAAGAATATGACATTGAGCAAATTAAGAAAAGAAGCAATGGTAAAGGAGGAATTTGGAGAATTCCACCGTCTTATGATGGACATCAACGTTCACCTTTGCCACGATTTACCGCACTGACTCAGAAGGAACGAACCACATTGAAATGTTTCTTTATTGAGTGGTCAAAATTAGTCGTGCGGGTATTACGTCCTGGGGGTCATGTCTTTGTTGCCAGTAATGCTTTTCTGTCTCAATTAGTTTTTTCGGCACTCGTTGAAGGTGGGTTAGAATTTCGCGGTGAATTAATTCGTTTAGTGAGAACACTGCGCGGCGG comes from Coleofasciculus chthonoplastes PCC 7420 and encodes:
- a CDS encoding ComF family protein, with the protein product MKRGIGQLTNSILSLFLKSNCPLCDRATDAELCQYCQRQLQRCQLKHPSQFWQGELPVFVWGHYGGVLKRAIAALKYENHTQLARPLGFWLGEAWLNSTAAQQRKKLTVIPIPIHPSKRQQRGFNQAELLAKSFCQFTGYQYQPHGLERVRETEAQFGLSAKERSQNLTEAFAVGKRFGKRSHHSPVLILDDIYTTGATARSATEVLRQQGIAVYGILAIASSKQGR
- a CDS encoding PD-(D/E)XK nuclease family protein translates to MNAQSTAVSLTRLSQGQLNLLETCPRKFQHIYVDQFGSPVSPDQQERLTWGSYFHLLMQQRELGLPIDSLLKDNPQLNHWVTALMDAAPEVFARHAQTFRDAEHCRTVTMQGYLLTVIYDLFIEDEKSAQILDWKTYPLPTNRHRLAKDWQTRLYRYVLLQTSDYLPEQISMTYWFVKSQPRPQCLTFAYDRVQHEKTRADLTELLTRLSGWLHRYQNDHIPFPQVPLSTGKCGNCSFAVRCQRTGESAVSQDNLLPNLTDIEEVSI
- a CDS encoding PAP/fibrillin family protein, with translation MVNKATLLEAIAGKNRGLLATDTEKTAILAAVAQLEDRNPTPRPLEAQELLEGNWRLLYTTSSDLLNLGRFPLWQLGQIYQCVRTADAKIYNIAEVSSLPYLEGIISVGARFEPVSQRRVNVNFDRSVVGLKRLIDYKSPTNFIQQIETGKKFKALDFNIESREQRGWLEITYLDENLRIGRGNKDSVFVLSKP
- a CDS encoding DUF3134 domain-containing protein, with translation MYNPSLREESREQLAPVISVPRETSVLEWLESTNRLLARDPSEKESGDDEEEITELMGADDNDYDDEEDDDLDED
- a CDS encoding CPBP family intramembrane glutamic endopeptidase; its protein translation is MRLGLFVFTLGLFWLPLAAPIYLLLDDSNLVTILTMALLFGEFLGLLQVWGRFVYGEPQLLKQYGLYISRRNGIDWLNGLSIGLLFTLSLFALEGGLGWLTFQPPPEQLGRIILEGLVSALGIGLAEELVFRGWLLDELERDYSHKLSLWADALIFATLHFLKPLGEIIRTLPGFPGLVLLGLTLVWAKRGQGRLGLPIGLHAGLVWGYYIINVGQLVQYSGQVSPWITGVDSNPIAGVMGLAFLMVLALWIRARAVN
- the clpS gene encoding ATP-dependent Clp protease adapter ClpS produces the protein MSVETIEKRSTSTVRKPAPRYRVLLHNDDFNPMEYVVQALIQTVPSLTQPQAVNIMMEAHNSGIALVITCALEHAEFYCETLKNHGLTSTIEPDE
- a CDS encoding DUF3368 domain-containing protein — protein: MIIVSNTSPINYLILIGYIHLLPELFQQIIIPKTVYRELSDASAPSPVQNWIATPPDWLKIQPVNQPSDTILDLLDPGERAAIILAQEINADLLLLDDMKARRTATERGFAITGILGILDQAATMKLIDLPVAVQSLQNTSFWASDNLFQKLLDKHSYF
- a CDS encoding UPF0175 family protein; translated protein: MQITLELPDDIANQLQLQPANISHRILELIVADNYRQGHIGAAQVRQMLNFSSRWETYEFLKREKAYLPYTEDDLEQDSQAIRNVLSQE